A genomic segment from Oncorhynchus keta strain PuntledgeMale-10-30-2019 chromosome 9, Oket_V2, whole genome shotgun sequence encodes:
- the LOC118387479 gene encoding ubiquitin-conjugating enzyme E2 G1-like isoform X2 yields MTDQSSLLLRKQLAELNKNPVEGFSAGLIDDDDIHQWEVVVIGPQDTLFEGGFFKAYLTFPHDYPHRPPKMKFITEIWHPNVAKNGDVCISILHEPGEDKFGYEKPEERWLPIHTVETIMISVISMLADPNGDSPANVDAAKEWREDPCGEFKRKVARCVRKSQEMAFD; encoded by the exons ATGACTGACCAATCATCACTGCTGCTTCGAAAACAACTGGCAG AGCTCAACAAGAACCCCGTGGAGGGATTTTCTGCTGGTCTCATAGATGATGATGACATCCATCAGTGGGAGGTGGTCGTTATTGGCCCTCAAGATACATTATT TGAGGGTGGTTTCTTTAAAGCCTACCTGACCTTTCCCCATGACTACCCTCATAGGCCCCCGAAGATGAAGTTCATCACAGAAATATGGCATCCCAATG tggCAAAGAATGGTGACGTGTGTATCTCCATTCTGCATGAGCCCGGAGAGGACAAGTTTGGCTATGAGAAGCCTGAGGAGCGCTGGCTGCCCATCCACACTGTAGAGACCATCATGATCAGTGTCATCTCCATGCTGGCCGACCCGAACGGCGACTCACCCGCCAACGTGGACGCAGCC aaggaatggagagaggatcCTTGCGGAGAGTTCAAGAGGAAGGTGGCTCGCTGTGTACGAAAGAGTCAGGAGATGGCGTTTGACTAG
- the LOC118387479 gene encoding ubiquitin-conjugating enzyme E2 G1-like isoform X1 → MSHIDSECHAGEGSRHTNSEEELNKNPVEGFSAGLIDDDDIHQWEVVVIGPQDTLFEGGFFKAYLTFPHDYPHRPPKMKFITEIWHPNVAKNGDVCISILHEPGEDKFGYEKPEERWLPIHTVETIMISVISMLADPNGDSPANVDAAKEWREDPCGEFKRKVARCVRKSQEMAFD, encoded by the exons ATGTCCCACATCGACAGTGAATGCCATGCAGGAGAAGGATCCCGACACACGAACAGtgaagaag AGCTCAACAAGAACCCCGTGGAGGGATTTTCTGCTGGTCTCATAGATGATGATGACATCCATCAGTGGGAGGTGGTCGTTATTGGCCCTCAAGATACATTATT TGAGGGTGGTTTCTTTAAAGCCTACCTGACCTTTCCCCATGACTACCCTCATAGGCCCCCGAAGATGAAGTTCATCACAGAAATATGGCATCCCAATG tggCAAAGAATGGTGACGTGTGTATCTCCATTCTGCATGAGCCCGGAGAGGACAAGTTTGGCTATGAGAAGCCTGAGGAGCGCTGGCTGCCCATCCACACTGTAGAGACCATCATGATCAGTGTCATCTCCATGCTGGCCGACCCGAACGGCGACTCACCCGCCAACGTGGACGCAGCC aaggaatggagagaggatcCTTGCGGAGAGTTCAAGAGGAAGGTGGCTCGCTGTGTACGAAAGAGTCAGGAGATGGCGTTTGACTAG
- the LOC118387479 gene encoding ubiquitin-conjugating enzyme E2 G1-like isoform X3 codes for MELNKNPVEGFSAGLIDDDDIHQWEVVVIGPQDTLFEGGFFKAYLTFPHDYPHRPPKMKFITEIWHPNVAKNGDVCISILHEPGEDKFGYEKPEERWLPIHTVETIMISVISMLADPNGDSPANVDAAKEWREDPCGEFKRKVARCVRKSQEMAFD; via the exons ATgg AGCTCAACAAGAACCCCGTGGAGGGATTTTCTGCTGGTCTCATAGATGATGATGACATCCATCAGTGGGAGGTGGTCGTTATTGGCCCTCAAGATACATTATT TGAGGGTGGTTTCTTTAAAGCCTACCTGACCTTTCCCCATGACTACCCTCATAGGCCCCCGAAGATGAAGTTCATCACAGAAATATGGCATCCCAATG tggCAAAGAATGGTGACGTGTGTATCTCCATTCTGCATGAGCCCGGAGAGGACAAGTTTGGCTATGAGAAGCCTGAGGAGCGCTGGCTGCCCATCCACACTGTAGAGACCATCATGATCAGTGTCATCTCCATGCTGGCCGACCCGAACGGCGACTCACCCGCCAACGTGGACGCAGCC aaggaatggagagaggatcCTTGCGGAGAGTTCAAGAGGAAGGTGGCTCGCTGTGTACGAAAGAGTCAGGAGATGGCGTTTGACTAG